In the genome of Helicovermis profundi, the window CAAATCATAGCTTTATCACTTATATTATTTTAGGAAAATTACATTTTCCTTACACCTATATTTACTTATCTATAAAATTGTTGATCAGTAAAGCAACATTCTTGAGTTCTTTTTTAAATTCGTTTTTCGAATCGCCAATTTTCTTTGCGTCTTTAAGTATTTTTTTGTCATTACTGGTAAGTGCATAATGCCATTTTGATCCAATATATACTATCTGTTCAGGTTTAGGGTACTGCATATTTAATTCAGTCATAGCTACTTTTTCAACATTTTCAAGTACGACTACACTTTCAAGTTTTGATAATCGATCTTCCACTTCAATATCTAGCTTCGCGCTTTCTCTTTTTAATTCATAATTGTGATATTTAAGTTCTGCGATATTTGCATAGTTATATATTAAAACTCCAAGACCTGCGCAAACAATGAACGCAAGAAAAACAGTAGAAAAAGTTATAGACAATTTTTTCTTATTTTTTTTATTTATTTTTCTTGTTTTTATTTGTTCTTGTTTATAGAGTACATTACTACTGTACAAATATTGACAGTAGTCACTATAATCATCAAACTCTTCAATTTTTCTAGCAGTTCTCATATAGAATTCCCCTTTGGCCTTTTATTAAAATAAATCACAATAATTACAATTTCATTGCAATTCTAAGTTTTGCACTTCTACTCCTTGAATTATTTTCAACTTCCTCTTTAGATGGTAGTTGAGGTTTTCTTGTAATTATCTTTAGAGTAGCTTTATGATCACACATACAAACTGGAAATTCAATAGGACAAATACATGCAGTTGCAAGTTCTTTATATGTGTTTTTAACTATTCTATCTTCCAAAGAATGAAAAGTTATAATACAAATTCTTCCGTTTTTATTAAGAACTGATGAAATATCTTCAATAGTTTTTTTTATTATAGTAAGTTCGCTATTTACTTCTATTCTAATTGCTTGAAAGGTTCTTTTTGCCGGATGAGAATTTTCCTGTCTTGCTTTTACCGGAATAGCTTTTTTAATAATTTCTACTAATTCACCAGTAGTTTCAATAGATTGTTCTGCTCTAAATTCAACTATAAATTTCGCAATTCTTCTTGACCAATTTTCTTCACCATAGTCTTTTATAATACGATTAAGTTCATCTTCACTATATGTATTAACAACATCATATGCTGAAAAATGTGAACTTCTATCCATCCGCAT includes:
- a CDS encoding cell division protein FtsL, with translation MRTARKIEEFDDYSDYCQYLYSSNVLYKQEQIKTRKINKKNKKKLSITFSTVFLAFIVCAGLGVLIYNYANIAELKYHNYELKRESAKLDIEVEDRLSKLESVVVLENVEKVAMTELNMQYPKPEQIVYIGSKWHYALTSNDKKILKDAKKIGDSKNEFKKELKNVALLINNFIDK
- the rsmH gene encoding 16S rRNA (cytosine(1402)-N(4))-methyltransferase RsmH, with protein sequence MEFKHKTVLLKETVDGLDINPDGIYVDGTLGGGGHSELILSKLDKGKLIGIDQDKDALEASAIRLKEYKDNLILVHNNFSNILDVLKELNIEKIDGMIMDLGVSSYQIDKAERGFSYMSEGALDMRMDRSSHFSAYDVVNTYSEDELNRIIKDYGEENWSRRIAKFIVEFRAEQSIETTGELVEIIKKAIPVKARQENSHPAKRTFQAIRIEVNSELTIIKKTIEDISSVLNKNGRICIITFHSLEDRIVKNTYKELATACICPIEFPVCMCDHKATLKIITRKPQLPSKEEVENNSRSRSAKLRIAMKL